CGGTATCAACTCCGATGACAGGCCGGCCTCGGCGAGAGCCCGCGATTCGAAGGCGAGCACGTCGATTGGCACGTCGTCCGGTCCGAGCCGGTGCCAGGCGAGGTCGAGTGCGGCGGCCGCAAGGTACTCGACGGTCGAGTGCGCGGTCTCGGTGGCCGTCGAGGCCCGGACCGCGTCGAGCAGTGCTGCCGGTGCGGGTTCACCCGTGCGGTGGTGCCTCGCGTAGCCGACGACCACATCGGGATGCAGCGCCCACATCTCGTTGACCTGCGACGGGAACTCGACGAAGTCCCGCGGCACCGACGTGCCCGACTGCGAGACGTAGTCGACGTCGGAGAGCAGTCCGTGAATCGCATGGCCGAACTCGTGGAACACGGTGATCAGCTGGTCGAACGTCAGCAGGCACTTCTCGCCCGCTTCCGGCTTGGTCAGATTGGAGACGTTGACGATGATCGGCGACGTCCCGAGTGTCCGCGACTGATCGACGATGTTGTTCATCCACGCGCCGCCTCGTTTGGACGGACGTGCGAAGAAGTCCCCGAGGAACAGACCGATCCCGCGGTCGTCGCGTGAGACCTCCCATACTCGGACGTCGGGGTGGTATCCCCGCAGGTCGGAGCGCTCGGTGAGAGTCAGCCCGTACAGCGCGCGCGCTGCCGCGAACACACCGTCTGTGAGCACTGCCTCGAGTTCGCAGTACTGCTCGAACTCGTCGACACCGGGTGCGTCGTCGACGCCGCCGTTCTGGGCGAGCGCGAACGTGACGTCGGCGGGGCCGAACGGCCCGTCGAACCGCTCTCGAAGTCCGGCCAGTTCGCTCTCCGCCGCTGCCATGGCGGCGGTGCCGAGGCTCGAGAGCAGGTCGGCGACGGTCTGCGAGTCGGGCGCGGTCTCCTCGGCGATCACATATTCGGCGTGTGTCGCGTAGCCGAGCAGACGGGCACGACGAGCACGCAGGTCGACGATCTCGCGGACCATGTCGCGGGTGTCGTGGGCACCGCCGCGTGAGCAACGGTTGACCGAGGCGTCGTACACACGCCGACGAGACTCCGGCGCGGTCAGCTTCGCGACACTCCCCTGGCTGGTCGGAAGTTCAAGGGTCACCAGCCAGCCTGCGTCGTGCCCGGCGTCCGCGGCGGCCCGCCGTGCCGCCGCGATCTCCCCGTCGGACAGCCCGTCGAGTTCGGCGACACTCTCGAACAGGACGGCGGAGGCGTTCGTGTCGTCGAGGAGACGCTGACCGAAGTCTGTGGTCAGAGCCGCCAGCCGCGACGACCATTCGCGCATCCGGGCCTGCCCGGCGTCGTCGAGTGCCGCACCCGCCCGCACAACGGCGCGGTACCGCTGCTCGGTCAGCCTGCGCTGCGGGCCGGTGAGCCCGGACGTCTCCCTCGCACTGTGGACCGCGTCGATCCGCGCGAACAGCGCCGAGTTCATCGCGATGGTGTTGCTGTGTTCGGTGAGCCGCACCGCGAGAGTCTGTGCGATCTGCGCTCGCTGCGGATTGCTGTCCGGGCCTTCGAGATTGAAGAAGATCCCGTTGGCCCGGGCCAACGCGCGGCCCGAGTTCTCCAGCGCCTCGATCGTGTTCGCGAAACTCGCCGGTTCCGGGTTCGACGCGATCGCGTCCACCTCGGCGAGGTGTTCGGCGAGGGCGATGTCATACGCCGGCAGGAAGTCGTCGTCCGAGATGGCGGCGAAGTCGGGCAACCCGTACGGGAGGTGAGACTCCGCGAGCACCGGGTTCGTCGAATGGAGAGCCATGCGACCAGCGTGCCACAGGCCGACCTGCTACTTGCCCTTCGCCTTGTCGCCGGCCTCATCGGTCGAGAGCGCGGCGACGAACGCCTCCTGGGGCACTTCCACGCGACCGATGGTCTTCATGCGCTTCTTGCCCTCCTTCTGCTTCTCGAGGAGCTTGCGCTTACGGCTGATGTCACCGCCGTAGCACTTGGCGAGGACATCCTTGCGGATCGCGCGGATGTTCTCGCGGGCGATGACCTTCGAGCCGATGGCCGCCTGGATCGGCACCTCGAACTGCTGCCTCGGAATCAGTTCCTTCAGTTTGTTGGTCATCT
This genomic window from Gordonia sp. PDNC005 contains:
- a CDS encoding M3 family metallopeptidase, which codes for MALHSTNPVLAESHLPYGLPDFAAISDDDFLPAYDIALAEHLAEVDAIASNPEPASFANTIEALENSGRALARANGIFFNLEGPDSNPQRAQIAQTLAVRLTEHSNTIAMNSALFARIDAVHSARETSGLTGPQRRLTEQRYRAVVRAGAALDDAGQARMREWSSRLAALTTDFGQRLLDDTNASAVLFESVAELDGLSDGEIAAARRAAADAGHDAGWLVTLELPTSQGSVAKLTAPESRRRVYDASVNRCSRGGAHDTRDMVREIVDLRARRARLLGYATHAEYVIAEETAPDSQTVADLLSSLGTAAMAAAESELAGLRERFDGPFGPADVTFALAQNGGVDDAPGVDEFEQYCELEAVLTDGVFAAARALYGLTLTERSDLRGYHPDVRVWEVSRDDRGIGLFLGDFFARPSKRGGAWMNNIVDQSRTLGTSPIIVNVSNLTKPEAGEKCLLTFDQLITVFHEFGHAIHGLLSDVDYVSQSGTSVPRDFVEFPSQVNEMWALHPDVVVGYARHHRTGEPAPAALLDAVRASTATETAHSTVEYLAAAALDLAWHRLGPDDVPIDVLAFESRALAEAGLSSELIPPRYRTAYFNHVFGGGYSSAYYSYIWSEVLDAETEQWFLKGGGLDRELGQRFADAVLSKGDSEDPVRAHATMLGRAAQITPLLTRRGLAGVDE